A window of the Sardina pilchardus chromosome 21, fSarPil1.1, whole genome shotgun sequence genome harbors these coding sequences:
- the cnot7 gene encoding CCR4-NOT transcription complex subunit 7 isoform X1 — MPAATVDHSQRICEVWAYNLDEELKRIRQVIRKYNYVAMDTEFPGVVARPIGEFRSNADYQYQLLRCNVDLLKIIQLGLTFMNEEGEYPPGTSTWQFNFKFNLTEDMYAQDSIELLTTSGIQFKKHEEEGIETLYFAELLMTSGVVLCEGVKWLSFHSGYDFGYLIKILSNSNLPEEEADFFEILRLFFPSIYDVKYLMKSCKNLKGGLQEVAEQLELERIGPQHQAGSDSLLTGMAFFKMREMFFEDHIDDGKYCGHLYGLGSGSSYVQNGTGNAYEEEANKQQS, encoded by the exons ATGCCTGCAGCTACTGTGGATCATAGCCAAAGAATATGCGAGGTTTGGGCTTACAACCTGGATGAGGAACTGAAGAGGATCCGGCAGGTCATCCGTAAATACAACTACGTTGCTATG GATACAGAATTCCCTGGAGTTGTCGCCAGGCCCATTGGAGAATTCCGGAGCAATGCTGACTACCAGTATCAGCTCCTGCGTTGTAATGTCGACTTGCTTAAGATAATCCAGTTGGGTCTGACTTTCATGAATGAGGAGGGTGAATATCCACCTGGAACATCAACATGGCAATTCAACTTTAAGTTCAACCTCAC AGAAGATATGTATGCACAGGACTCCATAGAACTTTTGACTACATCTGGTATCCAGTTTAAGAAGCACGAGGAGGAGGGCATTGAGACCCTGTACTTCGCAGAGCTGCTCATGACATCTGGCGTGGTGCTCTGTGAGGGCGTGAAGTGGCTGTCATTCCACAG tggCTATGACTTTGGCTACCTAATCAAAATCTTGTCCAACTCCAACCTGCCGGAAGAAGAGGCTGACTTCTTTGAGATCCTTCGTCTGTTCTTCCCTAGCATCTATGATGTAAAATACCTCATGAAAAGCTGCAAAAATCTTAAG GGAGGCCTTCAGGAGGTGGCGGAGCAGCTAGAGCTGGAGAGAATTGGACCCCAGCATCAGGCCGGGTCAGATTCACTGCTGACCGGAATGGCTTTCTTCAAAATGAGAGAG ATGTTTTTTGAGGACCATATAGATGACGGCAAGTACTGTGGTCACCTGTACGGGCTTGGATCAGGCTCATCCTATGTCCAAAACGGCACAGGCAATGCCTATGAGGAGGAGGCCAATAAGCAGCAGTCATGA
- the cnot7 gene encoding CCR4-NOT transcription complex subunit 7 isoform X2: protein MPAATVDHSQRICEVWAYNLDEELKRIRQVIRKYNYVAMDTEFPGVVARPIGEFRSNADYQYQLLRCNVDLLKIIQLGLTFMNEEGEYPPGTSTWQFNFKFNLTEDMYAQDSIELLTTSGIQFKKHEEEGIETLYFAELLMTSGVVLCEGVKWLSFHSGYDFGYLIKILSNSNLPEEEADFFEILRLFFPSIYDVKYLMKSCKNLKGGLQEVAEQLELERIGPQHQAGSDSLLTGMAFFKMREHFVDSI from the exons ATGCCTGCAGCTACTGTGGATCATAGCCAAAGAATATGCGAGGTTTGGGCTTACAACCTGGATGAGGAACTGAAGAGGATCCGGCAGGTCATCCGTAAATACAACTACGTTGCTATG GATACAGAATTCCCTGGAGTTGTCGCCAGGCCCATTGGAGAATTCCGGAGCAATGCTGACTACCAGTATCAGCTCCTGCGTTGTAATGTCGACTTGCTTAAGATAATCCAGTTGGGTCTGACTTTCATGAATGAGGAGGGTGAATATCCACCTGGAACATCAACATGGCAATTCAACTTTAAGTTCAACCTCAC AGAAGATATGTATGCACAGGACTCCATAGAACTTTTGACTACATCTGGTATCCAGTTTAAGAAGCACGAGGAGGAGGGCATTGAGACCCTGTACTTCGCAGAGCTGCTCATGACATCTGGCGTGGTGCTCTGTGAGGGCGTGAAGTGGCTGTCATTCCACAG tggCTATGACTTTGGCTACCTAATCAAAATCTTGTCCAACTCCAACCTGCCGGAAGAAGAGGCTGACTTCTTTGAGATCCTTCGTCTGTTCTTCCCTAGCATCTATGATGTAAAATACCTCATGAAAAGCTGCAAAAATCTTAAG GGAGGCCTTCAGGAGGTGGCGGAGCAGCTAGAGCTGGAGAGAATTGGACCCCAGCATCAGGCCGGGTCAGATTCACTGCTGACCGGAATGGCTTTCTTCAAAATGAGAGAG CATTTCGTGGATTCCATATGA